The following are encoded in a window of Mannheimia varigena genomic DNA:
- the pta gene encoding phosphate acetyltransferase: MSRTIILIPISTGVGLTSVSLGLVHALEQKGSKVGFLKPIAQPISGEDTLDRSTTIIRADQTTEVGEPFMLSEAEALIGQNQTDVLLEKVVERHQKLSKNNEIIIIEGLIPTRKNSYANSINYEMAQALDAEIVLVAAPASDTPSQLKERVEAAASLFGGRSNPNLLGVIINKFNAPVDDSGRTRPDLTEIFDSFQHSNNNVAEVENLFTKSPIKLLGCIGWKAELIATRAIDVSKHLGASIINEGEIRTRRIRGVTFCARSLPNMVDHFKAGSLLVTSADRPEVLVAASLAVMNGVKIGAVLLTGGYKIDSSIAKLCQQAFETGVPVFRIEGNTWQTALSLQSFSLEVPVDDKERIAAIKEYMASQFNTGFIDEVSKAATRARRLSPAAFRYQLTEYARQAKKRIVLPEGDEPRTVKAAALCAERGIAECVLLANPTDVQRVAEAQGVVLGKGVVVIDPASIRDNYVDRLVELRKAKGMTEVVAREQLLDTVVLGTMMLEAGEVDGLVSGAVHTTANTIRPPMQIIKTAPGSSIVSSIFFMLLPDQVLVYGDCAVNPDPTAEQLAEIAIQSAESAKAFGIEPRVAMISYSTGTSGSGADVEKVKEATRIAQEKRPDLIIDGPLQYDAAVMEDVARSKAPNSPVAGKATVFVFPDLNTGNTTYKAVQRSADLVSIGPMLQGMRKPVNDLSRGALVDDIVYTIALTAIQATQ; the protein is encoded by the coding sequence ATGTCTAGAACTATTATTCTTATTCCTATTTCAACAGGTGTAGGCTTAACCAGCGTCAGCTTGGGCTTAGTTCACGCACTAGAACAAAAAGGCTCTAAAGTCGGTTTCTTAAAACCTATTGCTCAGCCTATTAGTGGCGAAGATACTTTAGACCGCTCAACTACAATTATTCGGGCAGATCAAACCACTGAAGTTGGCGAACCATTTATGCTAAGCGAAGCAGAAGCATTGATTGGTCAGAACCAAACGGATGTGTTATTGGAAAAAGTAGTAGAACGCCATCAAAAACTGTCTAAAAATAATGAAATTATCATTATTGAAGGTTTAATTCCAACCCGGAAAAATTCCTATGCAAACAGCATTAACTATGAAATGGCACAAGCACTTGATGCCGAGATTGTATTAGTTGCAGCCCCAGCTTCAGATACTCCTTCACAATTAAAAGAGCGTGTTGAAGCAGCTGCATCATTATTTGGTGGTCGTAGCAATCCAAATCTACTTGGTGTTATTATCAATAAATTCAATGCACCAGTTGACGATTCTGGCAGAACTCGCCCAGATTTAACAGAAATCTTCGATTCATTCCAACATTCTAATAATAATGTTGCGGAAGTAGAAAATCTCTTTACAAAAAGCCCTATTAAATTATTAGGTTGTATTGGTTGGAAAGCAGAGCTTATTGCAACTCGTGCGATTGATGTTTCAAAACATCTAGGTGCATCCATCATTAATGAAGGTGAAATCAGAACTCGCCGTATTCGTGGTGTTACATTTTGCGCTCGTAGTCTACCAAATATGGTTGACCATTTTAAAGCAGGTAGCTTATTAGTTACTTCAGCAGACCGCCCGGAAGTATTAGTTGCTGCATCATTAGCCGTTATGAACGGTGTGAAAATCGGCGCAGTGTTATTAACTGGTGGCTATAAAATTGATAGTTCTATTGCAAAACTTTGCCAACAAGCCTTTGAAACAGGCGTGCCTGTCTTCCGCATTGAAGGTAATACTTGGCAAACAGCCCTTAGCTTACAAAGCTTTAGCCTAGAAGTGCCTGTGGACGATAAAGAGCGCATTGCCGCAATCAAAGAATATATGGCAAGCCAATTCAACACAGGCTTTATTGATGAAGTATCGAAAGCGGCAACTCGTGCACGACGCCTATCCCCTGCGGCATTCCGTTATCAATTAACTGAATACGCCCGCCAAGCGAAAAAACGCATTGTATTACCAGAAGGTGATGAACCTCGTACCGTAAAAGCAGCCGCATTATGTGCGGAGCGCGGTATCGCAGAATGTGTGCTTTTAGCGAATCCAACCGATGTACAACGTGTAGCAGAAGCCCAAGGCGTGGTATTAGGTAAAGGCGTTGTGGTGATTGACCCTGCAAGCATTCGTGACAACTATGTGGATCGCTTAGTTGAGCTACGTAAAGCGAAAGGTATGACGGAAGTCGTTGCTCGTGAGCAATTATTAGACACCGTTGTTCTTGGTACAATGATGTTAGAAGCAGGCGAAGTGGACGGCTTAGTTTCGGGTGCAGTTCACACGACGGCAAATACGATTCGTCCACCAATGCAGATCATCAAAACCGCACCGGGTAGCTCGATTGTATCTTCAATCTTCTTTATGCTATTACCAGACCAAGTGCTTGTGTACGGTGACTGTGCAGTAAACCCAGATCCAACCGCAGAACAATTAGCAGAAATTGCGATTCAATCGGCAGAATCAGCGAAAGCATTTGGCATTGAGCCTCGTGTTGCGATGATCTCTTACTCAACTGGTACTTCAGGTTCAGGGGCAGACGTTGAGAAAGTGAAGGAGGCAACTCGCATTGCTCAAGAAAAACGCCCAGACTTAATCATTGATGGTCCGTTACAATACGATGCGGCGGTAATGGAAGATGTGGCCCGCTCTAAAGCACCAAATTCCCCTGTTGCTGGTAAAGCGACCGTGTTCGTGTTCCCAGACTTAAATACTGGTAATACCACCTACAAAGCAGTACAACGTTCGGCGGATTTAGTCTCTATCGGTCCAATGCTACAAGGTATGCGTAAGCCAGTGAATGACTTATCTCGTGGGGCTTTAGTGGATGACATTGTTTACACAATCGCATTAACCGCAATCCAAGCAACACAATAA
- a CDS encoding acetate kinase: MSKNLILILNCGSSSLKFAILDPKTGDEKLSGLAEAFHLEDARIKWKLNGEKGNADLGAGAAHSEALTFIAEKLLSDELKAGIGAIGHRIVHGGEKFTSSVVITDEVIKGIEEAIQFAPLHNPAHLIGIKESFRIFPELKDKNVAVFDTAFHQTMPEQAYLYALPYNLYKENGIRRYGAHGTSHLFITSQVAEFAGKSVDETNVIVCHLGNGGSVSVVRNGKCIDTSMGLTPLEGLVMGTRSGDLDPAIIFYLYKNLGMSIDQIEETLVKKSGLLGLTQVTSDCRYSEDSYYDESKPEAKRALDVYSYRLAKYIGSYMAILGADHLDAIAFTGGIGENSGLVRELTLNHLKLFGIKLDKERNLAARFGKDGVITTDDSAFKAVVIPTNEELVIAQDTAKLAL; the protein is encoded by the coding sequence ATGTCTAAAAATTTAATCCTAATCCTTAACTGCGGTAGTTCATCTCTTAAATTCGCTATTTTAGATCCTAAAACTGGTGATGAGAAATTATCCGGACTTGCGGAAGCTTTTCATTTAGAAGATGCACGTATCAAATGGAAGTTAAACGGAGAAAAGGGTAATGCCGATTTAGGTGCTGGGGCAGCTCATAGCGAAGCACTTACATTTATTGCTGAAAAATTATTGTCTGATGAGTTAAAAGCAGGTATTGGCGCAATTGGCCACCGTATCGTTCACGGTGGTGAGAAATTTACATCTTCTGTTGTAATTACAGATGAAGTGATTAAAGGTATTGAAGAAGCTATTCAGTTCGCTCCATTACATAACCCGGCTCATTTAATCGGAATCAAAGAATCCTTCCGTATTTTCCCAGAATTGAAAGATAAGAATGTAGCTGTGTTTGATACAGCTTTCCACCAGACTATGCCAGAGCAAGCATATTTATATGCTCTTCCATATAATTTATATAAAGAAAATGGTATTCGCCGCTATGGTGCTCACGGTACTAGCCATTTATTTATTACATCACAAGTTGCAGAATTTGCAGGTAAATCTGTAGATGAAACTAATGTTATTGTTTGCCACTTAGGCAACGGTGGTTCAGTTTCTGTTGTGCGTAATGGTAAATGTATTGATACGTCAATGGGCTTAACGCCATTAGAAGGTTTAGTAATGGGAACTCGTTCTGGTGATCTTGATCCTGCTATTATCTTCTATCTATATAAAAATTTAGGTATGTCTATTGATCAAATTGAAGAGACGTTAGTGAAAAAATCAGGTCTTTTAGGTTTAACTCAAGTAACAAGTGATTGCCGTTACTCTGAAGACAGTTATTACGATGAGTCTAAACCTGAAGCAAAACGTGCTTTAGATGTTTATAGCTATCGTTTAGCGAAATATATCGGTTCGTATATGGCAATTTTAGGTGCAGATCACTTAGATGCTATCGCATTCACAGGTGGTATTGGCGAAAATTCAGGTCTAGTGCGTGAATTAACCTTAAATCACTTAAAATTATTTGGTATCAAATTGGATAAAGAGCGTAACCTAGCAGCTCGCTTTGGTAAAGATGGGGTAATTACAACTGATGACTCAGCATTCAAAGCTGTTGTAATCCCAACTAACGAAGAATTAGTCATTGCACAAGATACCGCTAAATTAGCACTATAA
- the cpdB gene encoding 2',3'-cyclic-nucleotide 2'-phosphodiesterase gives MLNRRKFIQLSASVMLILGTQPSTLAKTAQNKVALRVIATTDIHSFLTDFDYYKDAPTEKFGFTRAATLIKQAREEVKNSVLVDNGDLIQGNPIADYQSTKGSKEGRAEPSIMALNAMQYDAGTLGNHEFNYGLAYLDNAIKQAKFPIINANIVKPGTDSPFFTPYLIQEKKVIDENGKEQTIKIGYIGFVPPQVMVWDKANLEGQVEARDIVKTAQKYVPQLKDAGADVIIALAHTGPSDEPYQEGAENSAFYLADVKGIDAVIFGHSHRLFPNKEFAQSPNADIEKGTMKNVPQSMAGYWANNISVIDLSLAQHNGKWDVVDGRAELRPIYDAEVKKATVENHPEIAALLKETHEETRKFVAQPIGKATDNMYSYLALVQDDPTIQIVNQAQKSYVENVVKGLPEFVGLPILSAGAPFKVGGRKNDPTGYTEVDKGELTFRNAADLYLYPNTLVVVKASGTELKEWLECSAGMFKQIDTTSDKPQSLLDWTGFRTYNFDVIDGVNYQFDLTQPARYDGECKLINENSHRVVNLTFEGKPVEPNQEFLIVTNNYRAYGGKFPGTGDKHIVFAAPDENRQVLANYISSESKAHGQVSPKADNNWRIAPINSTVKMDIRFETSPTEKAKAFIKDNAQYPMEYIENDETGFAVYRIDLTK, from the coding sequence ATGCTAAATAGAAGAAAGTTTATTCAACTTAGTGCAAGCGTAATGCTTATTTTAGGTACTCAACCTTCTACGCTTGCAAAAACTGCGCAAAATAAAGTTGCATTACGTGTAATTGCAACAACAGACATCCACAGTTTTTTAACCGATTTTGACTATTATAAGGATGCTCCAACCGAAAAGTTTGGTTTTACTCGAGCTGCAACTTTAATTAAGCAAGCTAGAGAAGAAGTGAAAAATAGTGTGCTGGTGGATAATGGCGATTTGATTCAAGGCAATCCGATCGCAGATTACCAATCTACTAAAGGTTCAAAAGAAGGCAGAGCAGAGCCTTCTATTATGGCATTAAATGCAATGCAATATGACGCAGGTACACTTGGCAATCATGAATTTAATTACGGACTTGCTTATTTAGACAATGCAATTAAACAAGCAAAATTTCCAATCATCAATGCCAATATTGTTAAGCCTGGTACAGACTCACCATTTTTTACACCTTATCTTATTCAAGAGAAAAAAGTCATTGACGAAAATGGTAAAGAACAAACTATCAAAATCGGCTATATCGGTTTTGTACCACCTCAAGTAATGGTTTGGGATAAAGCAAATTTGGAAGGGCAGGTTGAGGCAAGAGATATTGTTAAAACCGCACAAAAATATGTCCCTCAATTAAAAGATGCTGGTGCAGATGTGATTATTGCTCTTGCTCACACGGGGCCATCTGATGAGCCTTATCAAGAAGGTGCGGAAAATTCAGCCTTTTATCTTGCTGATGTAAAAGGTATTGATGCAGTAATTTTCGGGCATTCACACCGTTTATTCCCAAATAAAGAATTCGCACAATCGCCGAATGCAGACATTGAAAAAGGTACGATGAAAAATGTTCCTCAAAGTATGGCAGGCTATTGGGCAAATAATATCAGTGTAATTGATTTAAGTTTAGCTCAACATAATGGCAAATGGGACGTTGTGGACGGCAGAGCAGAGTTACGCCCGATTTATGACGCCGAGGTGAAAAAAGCGACGGTCGAAAACCACCCAGAAATTGCGGCGTTATTAAAAGAAACACACGAAGAAACCCGTAAATTTGTGGCTCAACCGATTGGTAAAGCAACAGATAATATGTACAGCTATCTTGCGTTAGTTCAAGATGATCCAACCATTCAAATTGTAAACCAAGCTCAAAAATCCTATGTTGAAAATGTAGTAAAAGGCTTGCCAGAATTTGTTGGATTGCCGATTTTAAGTGCCGGTGCACCATTTAAAGTGGGAGGTCGTAAAAATGATCCAACAGGCTATACAGAAGTTGATAAAGGCGAATTAACATTCCGTAATGCGGCAGATTTATACCTTTATCCAAACACATTAGTTGTGGTTAAAGCCAGCGGTACAGAATTAAAAGAGTGGTTAGAATGCAGTGCAGGAATGTTCAAACAAATTGATACAACGAGTGATAAGCCACAATCTTTACTTGATTGGACAGGCTTCCGCACCTACAATTTTGATGTAATTGATGGCGTAAATTATCAATTTGATTTAACCCAACCTGCTCGTTATGACGGTGAATGCAAGTTAATCAACGAAAATTCACACCGTGTAGTAAATCTTACTTTTGAAGGCAAACCTGTTGAACCAAATCAAGAGTTTTTGATTGTAACTAACAACTACCGAGCTTATGGCGGTAAGTTTCCAGGTACAGGCGATAAACATATTGTGTTTGCTGCCCCTGATGAAAATCGCCAAGTGTTAGCAAATTATATTAGCTCAGAAAGTAAAGCCCACGGACAAGTCAGTCCAAAAGCTGATAACAACTGGAGAATTGCACCAATCAATTCAACAGTAAAAATGGATATTCGTTTTGAAACGTCTCCAACGGAAAAAGCAAAAGCCTTTATTAAAGACAATGCACAATATCCGATGGAATATATCGAAAACGATGAAACCGGCTTTGCGGTGTATCGTATTGATTTAACTAAGTAA
- a CDS encoding nicotinate phosphoribosyltransferase, with protein MNSILDKKIKSTAIPSLLCDFYKTSHRIQYPEGSQFLYSTFTPRSNAKALFLHRVVSFGFQAFIMKYLIHYFNDNFFSRSEFEVVTEYTRFIADTLQIEDSGEHIAQLHQLGYLPIRIKAIPEGKSVAIKVPMMTIENTHPDFFWLTNYLETLINVSLWQPITSASIAFAYRKALMQFSEQTCDDNSHLPFQSHDFSMRGMGSLESAETSGAGHLTSFLGTDTIPAISFVEAYYGSKNLIGTSIPASEHSVMSSHGVDELPTFRYLMSKYPNNMLSIVADTTDFWHNITVNLPLLKAEILARPESAKIVIRPDSGDFFAIICGDATAETEHERKGLIECLWDIFGGKINNKGYKVLNPHIGAIYGDGVTYEKMVKILGGLEAKGFASSNIVFGVGAQTYQRNTRDTLGFAIKATSITINGVEKAIFKAPKTDDGLKKSQKGRVKVITLENYVDGLTALDDFSDDLLEVVFENGKLVKETNFDEIRQNISVQF; from the coding sequence ATGAACAGCATATTAGATAAAAAAATCAAATCTACTGCAATCCCATCACTATTATGTGATTTTTATAAAACTTCTCATAGAATACAATACCCTGAAGGTTCTCAATTTTTATACAGTACCTTTACACCTCGCAGTAATGCAAAAGCACTTTTTCTTCATCGTGTTGTTTCATTTGGTTTCCAAGCTTTTATCATGAAATATCTAATCCATTATTTTAATGATAACTTTTTCTCTCGTTCAGAGTTCGAAGTTGTTACTGAATATACAAGATTTATTGCAGATACATTACAAATTGAAGATTCTGGCGAACATATTGCACAATTACATCAATTAGGCTATTTACCAATTAGAATTAAAGCTATCCCTGAAGGTAAATCGGTTGCAATCAAAGTGCCGATGATGACTATCGAAAACACGCATCCTGATTTTTTCTGGCTCACCAATTATTTGGAAACCTTGATTAATGTTTCTCTATGGCAACCTATAACATCGGCATCTATTGCTTTTGCTTATCGTAAAGCATTAATGCAGTTTTCTGAGCAAACTTGCGATGATAATAGCCATCTACCCTTCCAATCTCACGATTTTTCAATGCGTGGAATGGGTTCTTTAGAATCAGCTGAAACCTCTGGAGCCGGACATTTAACCTCATTTTTAGGCACAGATACTATTCCTGCTATTTCATTTGTGGAAGCCTATTATGGTTCGAAAAATCTCATCGGTACGTCTATTCCTGCCTCCGAACATTCTGTAATGAGTTCGCACGGGGTTGATGAATTACCAACATTTCGCTATTTAATGAGTAAATACCCGAATAATATGCTCTCTATTGTGGCAGATACCACCGATTTTTGGCATAACATCACGGTAAATTTACCATTGCTTAAGGCGGAAATTCTAGCTCGTCCAGAATCAGCAAAAATTGTCATTCGCCCTGATAGTGGTGACTTTTTTGCCATTATTTGTGGTGATGCAACAGCTGAAACCGAACACGAACGTAAAGGCTTAATTGAATGTTTATGGGATATTTTCGGTGGAAAAATCAATAACAAAGGCTATAAAGTCCTTAATCCGCATATTGGGGCTATTTATGGCGACGGTGTAACCTATGAAAAAATGGTTAAAATTTTAGGAGGGCTAGAAGCAAAAGGTTTTGCTTCTAGCAATATTGTGTTTGGTGTAGGGGCTCAAACCTATCAACGTAATACAAGAGATACGCTTGGTTTTGCAATTAAAGCCACTTCTATCACAATTAATGGCGTTGAGAAAGCCATTTTCAAAGCCCCAAAAACTGATGATGGTTTGAAAAAATCGCAAAAAGGTCGAGTAAAAGTGATTACTTTGGAGAATTATGTTGATGGCTTAACTGCCCTTGATGATTTTTCTGATGATCTTTTAGAGGTGGTTTTTGAAAACGGTAAATTGGTTAAAGAGACCAATTTTGATGAAATCCGTCAAAATATTTCTGTTCAATTTTAA
- a CDS encoding methionine biosynthesis PLP-dependent protein: protein MTRFNNIETTLVQIGNRTDPRTGAVAMPIILSTAYGRDGLGESTGWDYTRTKNPTRAVLEQGIADLEGGDAGFAMASGMAAIQLVMSLFKAPDEWIISSDVYGGSYRLFDFSHKNHSTLKPVYVNTADLAAIESAITPNTKAIFVETPSNPLMEECDVAAISKIAKKHNLMLIVDNTFLTPALFRPIEHGADIVVHSATKYLSGHNDVLAGLIVAKDSEATKVNGQNLTERLFYFQNCAGAVLSPFDSYLAVRGMKTLALRMERHQHNAAELAKFLAEQPEIDSVLYSGKSGMLSFRLQKEEWVPKFLKAIKLITFAESLGGAESFITYPATQTHMDIPEAERIARGITNTLLRFSVGLEHVEDIKADLLQAFKQLG from the coding sequence ATGACAAGATTCAATAATATCGAAACCACGTTAGTGCAAATTGGCAATCGTACCGATCCTCGCACCGGTGCAGTGGCAATGCCGATCATTTTATCGACCGCTTACGGGCGTGACGGTTTGGGCGAATCGACGGGTTGGGATTACACCCGCACCAAAAACCCAACCCGTGCCGTGTTAGAGCAGGGGATTGCGGACTTGGAGGGCGGTGATGCAGGGTTCGCAATGGCATCGGGAATGGCAGCAATTCAGCTTGTAATGTCGCTTTTCAAAGCTCCAGATGAGTGGATTATTTCTAGCGATGTGTACGGTGGTTCTTACCGTTTGTTTGATTTCAGCCACAAAAACCACAGCACATTAAAGCCTGTTTATGTGAATACCGCAGATTTAGCCGCAATTGAATCAGCAATTACTCCTAATACCAAAGCCATTTTTGTGGAAACACCATCTAATCCGTTAATGGAAGAGTGCGACGTGGCAGCCATTTCTAAAATTGCGAAAAAGCACAATTTAATGTTGATTGTGGATAATACGTTCTTAACGCCGGCCTTATTCCGCCCGATTGAACACGGTGCAGATATTGTGGTGCATAGTGCAACCAAATACCTTTCAGGACATAACGATGTGTTGGCAGGTTTGATTGTGGCGAAAGATTCGGAAGCGACCAAAGTAAACGGTCAGAACTTAACTGAGCGTCTGTTCTATTTCCAAAACTGTGCCGGAGCGGTACTTTCGCCGTTCGATTCTTACCTTGCGGTGCGTGGAATGAAAACTTTGGCGTTGCGTATGGAACGCCATCAACACAATGCAGCGGAATTAGCGAAATTCTTGGCAGAGCAGCCGGAAATCGACAGCGTGTTATATTCAGGCAAAAGCGGTATGTTGTCGTTCCGCTTACAAAAAGAAGAATGGGTGCCAAAATTCTTAAAAGCGATTAAATTAATTACCTTTGCGGAAAGTTTAGGCGGTGCAGAGAGTTTCATCACTTACCCGGCAACCCAAACCCATATGGATATTCCAGAAGCCGAACGTATCGCACGAGGCATTACTAATACCTTATTACGTTTTTCTGTTGGTTTAGAACACGTGGAAGATATTAAAGCCGATTTATTACAAGCTTTCAAACAGCTAGGTTAA
- the dapB gene encoding 4-hydroxy-tetrahydrodipicolinate reductase, whose product MTLKIGIVGAGGRMGRQLIQAVNNAEGVELGAAFERKGSSLVGSDAGELAGVGALGVIVSDDVAKNVANFDLLIDFTRPEGTLEHIAICVEHKKQMVIGTTGFGDAGKAAIKAASEKIGIVFASNYSVGVNLVFKLLEKAAKVMGDYCDIEVIEAHHRYKVDAPSGTALSMGEHIAKTLGRDLKTHGVFERNGITGERKRDEIGFATIRAGDVVGEHSVWFADEGERVEIAHKASSRMTFANGAVRAAKWLNSKQNGLFDMTDVLDLNNL is encoded by the coding sequence ATGACATTAAAAATTGGAATCGTAGGGGCTGGTGGCAGAATGGGTCGCCAATTAATTCAAGCTGTGAATAATGCGGAAGGCGTTGAATTGGGGGCGGCGTTTGAGCGTAAAGGCTCATCATTGGTCGGTAGCGATGCCGGCGAATTAGCCGGTGTGGGGGCGTTGGGCGTGATCGTTTCTGACGATGTGGCGAAAAATGTAGCGAATTTCGATTTGTTAATTGATTTCACACGCCCTGAAGGCACGTTAGAGCATATTGCTATTTGTGTCGAGCATAAAAAACAGATGGTAATCGGCACAACAGGTTTTGGTGATGCTGGTAAAGCAGCGATTAAAGCGGCCTCTGAAAAAATCGGTATCGTGTTTGCTTCAAACTACAGCGTGGGCGTGAATTTGGTGTTCAAACTGTTAGAAAAAGCCGCGAAAGTGATGGGCGATTATTGCGATATCGAAGTGATTGAAGCTCACCATCGCTACAAAGTGGATGCCCCGTCCGGCACAGCGTTATCAATGGGCGAACATATTGCGAAAACCCTTGGGCGTGATCTGAAAACCCACGGCGTGTTTGAGCGTAACGGCATTACCGGCGAACGTAAACGTGATGAAATTGGCTTTGCCACCATTCGTGCCGGCGATGTGGTGGGCGAGCATAGTGTTTGGTTTGCCGATGAGGGCGAGCGTGTGGAGATTGCTCACAAAGCCTCTAGCCGTATGACGTTTGCCAACGGTGCCGTGCGTGCAGCGAAATGGCTCAACAGCAAGCAAAATGGCTTGTTTGATATGACGGATGTTTTAGATTTAAATAACTTATAA
- the rlmM gene encoding 23S rRNA (cytidine(2498)-2'-O)-methyltransferase RlmM, whose protein sequence is MFNKLALYCRAGFEKEVAGEISDKAAQLGIFGFANLKENSGYVIFECYQAGEADKLAQELKFEQLIFVRQMVVVGDLLQSLPENDRISPILARYAELNPRNSSDIFVETPDTNEAKELLTFCRKFTVPLRSALKKQGWLGKSETAKGSVSLHILFVRSGACYVGYAYNHNKSPFFMGIPRLKFPAEAPSRSTLKLEEAILTFIPQAEEKKRFNDTMTGVDLGACPGGWTYQLVKRGVFVYAVDHGKMAASLHDTGRIEHCPEDGFKFQPPKRKQVDWLVCDMVEQPIRIAKLIAKWLINGWCRETIFNLKLPMKKRYQEVQLCLNFLEEELAKHGFWFKIQAKHLYHDREEITVHIVVMGKSEKHH, encoded by the coding sequence ATGTTCAATAAATTAGCCTTATATTGCCGTGCCGGTTTTGAAAAAGAGGTGGCTGGCGAAATCAGCGATAAAGCCGCTCAACTTGGAATTTTTGGTTTTGCTAACCTCAAAGAAAACAGCGGTTATGTGATTTTTGAATGCTACCAAGCAGGGGAGGCGGATAAATTAGCCCAAGAGTTAAAATTTGAGCAGTTGATCTTTGTTCGCCAAATGGTTGTAGTAGGCGATTTGCTACAAAGTTTACCCGAAAATGACCGAATTTCGCCGATATTAGCACGATATGCCGAGTTAAACCCTCGCAACAGTTCAGACATTTTTGTGGAAACACCAGATACAAATGAAGCCAAAGAATTACTCACGTTCTGCCGAAAATTTACTGTTCCGCTGCGTTCTGCGTTGAAAAAGCAAGGTTGGCTAGGTAAATCTGAAACCGCAAAGGGCAGTGTGAGCTTGCATATTCTGTTTGTTCGCTCAGGGGCGTGCTATGTGGGTTACGCCTATAATCACAACAAATCGCCGTTTTTTATGGGAATCCCTCGTTTAAAATTCCCAGCAGAAGCCCCAAGCCGTTCAACCCTAAAACTGGAAGAAGCAATTTTGACCTTTATTCCGCAAGCAGAGGAGAAAAAACGCTTTAACGACACAATGACCGGTGTCGATCTCGGGGCTTGCCCGGGCGGTTGGACCTATCAGCTCGTGAAACGAGGCGTATTTGTGTATGCGGTCGATCACGGCAAAATGGCAGCGAGTTTGCACGATACCGGGCGAATTGAACATTGCCCCGAAGATGGTTTTAAATTCCAACCACCCAAACGCAAGCAAGTGGATTGGCTGGTGTGTGATATGGTAGAGCAGCCAATTCGTATTGCTAAATTAATCGCCAAATGGCTGATTAACGGCTGGTGTCGGGAAACGATTTTCAACCTAAAATTGCCGATGAAAAAGCGTTATCAAGAAGTGCAGTTGTGCTTAAATTTCTTAGAAGAAGAGCTGGCAAAACACGGTTTTTGGTTCAAAATTCAAGCTAAACATTTATACCACGATAGGGAAGAGATCACTGTACATATTGTAGTGATGGGAAAATCGGAAAAACATCATTAG
- a CDS encoding DUF423 domain-containing protein, which translates to MKNKFITIAAFSGLFTVAFGAFASHALSHQLEPKALEWIDIGIKYQMFHTLAILALGLFQIVNSVQNPPACRAKAFDIIGGSWALGILLFSGNLYLRALDVPTIHWLTPIGGLSFMLGWAALIYISVRSRNVQ; encoded by the coding sequence ATGAAAAACAAATTTATCACCATTGCCGCATTCAGTGGCTTATTTACTGTGGCATTTGGGGCATTTGCCAGCCACGCATTATCTCACCAGTTAGAACCTAAAGCCTTAGAGTGGATCGACATCGGCATTAAATACCAAATGTTCCACACCCTTGCTATTCTTGCTTTGGGCTTATTCCAAATTGTAAATTCGGTGCAAAATCCGCCCGCTTGCAGAGCAAAAGCGTTCGATATCATTGGCGGTAGCTGGGCGTTAGGCATTCTACTTTTCAGCGGAAATCTATATTTGAGAGCCTTAGATGTGCCGACAATTCATTGGCTAACTCCAATCGGTGGGCTGAGCTTTATGCTAGGCTGGGCAGCGTTAATTTATATCAGTGTGAGAAGTCGAAATGTTCAATAA